The following coding sequences lie in one Panicum virgatum strain AP13 chromosome 6N, P.virgatum_v5, whole genome shotgun sequence genomic window:
- the LOC120679267 gene encoding histidine-containing phosphotransfer protein 1-like → MAAANQLTALLNNMYATGLLDEQFQQLQMLQDASSPDFVSEVITLFCEDGDRIISELAKLLEKPSVDFDRVDAYVHQLKGSSASVGAQKVKNTCIQFREFCQSRSRDGCLKTLDSVRTEFYDLRGKFQTMLQLQRQLHGFYPK, encoded by the exons atggccgccgccaacCAGCTGACCGCCCTCCTCAACAACATGTACGCCACG GGTTTGCTGGATGAGCAATTCCAGCAGCTGCAGATGCTCCAGGACGCCAGCTCCCCTGACTTCGTCTCCGAGGTCATCACCCTCTTCTGCGAGGACGGCGACAGGATCATCAGCGAGCTCGCCAAGCTGCT GGAGAAGCCCAGCGTGGATTTTGACAGGGTCGACGCATATGTGCATCAGCTCAAGGGGAGCAGTGCAAG TGTCGGTGCCCAGAAAGTCAAAAACACCTGCATCCAGTTTCGAGAGTTCTGCCAGTCAAGGAGCAGGGATGG ATGCCTCAAAACACTGGACTCAGTAAGGACTGAGTTTTATGATCTACGTGGCAAGTTCCAGACCATGCTGCAG CTGCAAAGGCAGCTCCATGGCTTCTACCCCAAGTAA